Part of the Labrenzia sp. CE80 genome, GCTTGAGAGGTGCCGCTTCTGGCAGATCCGCATAGCCAAGATAGCGCGCCAGACCGAGATCAGACATGACTGCCGTGCCTAATGGCGCTGAATTCTCTGGCTTCACGCGCAGCATCTGCAATTTGCACCGGGTCACTTCATAAGGCGCAATGCGGTCGGCAAACAGGCTAGTTCCATCATCGCCGGGACAGACAATCACGGTTTCTGCATGGACGTCGCGACGAGAGGTCACAAGCTTCGGCGTCTCGACCGAGCTGACGCTTGTTTGCCAAAGAAAGTCGACGCCCTTCTCGGCCTCGAGCCAGGAAGCTATGCGTGGCAAGGCATCTTTGGACTCAACCCGCAGCTCAAAAGGCGAATAAAGCGCAGCCGATATACCGCCCTCGCGCAGGCGAGGAGCTTTTTCCAGCGCTTGCGCAGGTGTCAACCGCTGGCACTCTGCTCCCATTTCAGTCTGTAAGAATGCGTCTATTACGGCCTCTGCCTCGGGCCTGCGCGCGGTCATGGTGAGGCCGCGATGCAGGATAGGAATGCCGGCGCTTTCGGCAATCTCCCCCCAGACCGTGCGGCTGCGCATTGCCTTTTGCCAGCAGTCTCCCGCTTGTTGCCCGGTGATCGTGACGAAGCCGAAGTTGCGGATCGAGGCCCCGTTCGCTGCGGCGTCCCGGTCGATGACAACGACCTTCTTACCTCGATTTGCAGCGGCAAGTGCGTGCGCGAGGCCGACGATACCGGCTCCGACAACAGCGAGATCGTAACTGTTTGGTTTCATGAAGTCTCCACCGAAGAGGGGCGCTATGAGGTGAACCTGGCAGTGCAGGAATCTTGCCAAATCGACCGGTATGATCCTGATCGCTTAGCTCACTTAACACGACGGTAATATGATGGCGGCTTAGTTTTCTGTGTCCTGTCGTTTCGCGCCGAAAAATTGCCTCTTGGCGCCATGCTGTAGCTGACTGCGATCTGGACCCGCTCGCGGCCTTGGCCTATTCCTCCCCTCCAGAAAAGGGTCAAATGACAGCCACACGGCTCACCCAGAAGGTTCGGGAGAGAGAATGAAAATCTGCACGACAAAGAAGGCGATACGCGAGGAGGTTCGCGAGACAAGGCGCAAGGGTTTGAGCGTCGCACTCGTGCCGACCATGGGGTTCCTGCATGAGGGGCATCTGTCGCTGGTTCGCGAGGCGGCATCGCAGGCCGACCGTGTTGTTGTCTCCATCTTTGTCAATCCAACCCAGTTTGGTCCGAATGAGGATCTGAGCTCCTACCCGCGTGATCCCGAGCGTGACTTGAAGCTCTTGCAAGGCGAGGGCGTTGCAGCTGTCTTCATGCCTGATGTTGGCGAAATGTATGGCGTGGGCGGCGACGCATTTGTCGAGGTGCCGGGCCTTTCAGGCATATTGCAGGGCGCGCTTCGGCCAGGGCATTTTCGCGGTGTGGCGACGGTTGTGACCAAATTGTTCAATATTGTCGGGCCGGACATCGCTGTTTTTGGCGAAAAAGACTACCAGCAACTGGCGCTGATCCGGCAAATGGTTCGCGATCTGGACATGCCGCTTGAGATCTTCGGACATCCAACGGTGCGCGAAGTCGATGGTCTTGCAATGTCATCGCGCAATGTCCGTTTGGAGCCGGAGCAAAGGGCGGAGGCTCCGGCGTTGAACCGCTCGCTTCTGGCAGCCGATAACGTCGCGCGCAT contains:
- the panC gene encoding pantoate--beta-alanine ligase, whose protein sequence is MKICTTKKAIREEVRETRRKGLSVALVPTMGFLHEGHLSLVREAASQADRVVVSIFVNPTQFGPNEDLSSYPRDPERDLKLLQGEGVAAVFMPDVGEMYGVGGDAFVEVPGLSGILQGALRPGHFRGVATVVTKLFNIVGPDIAVFGEKDYQQLALIRQMVRDLDMPLEIFGHPTVREVDGLAMSSRNVRLEPEQRAEAPALNRSLLAADNVARIGGTVADMDEAVRKVLSEATLGKVESVDIRDAETLEKLEGALTRPAVVLLAVRFGKVLLIDQKVIHPGTKG
- a CDS encoding TIGR03364 family FAD-dependent oxidoreductase; the protein is MKPNSYDLAVVGAGIVGLAHALAAANRGKKVVVIDRDAAANGASIRNFGFVTITGQQAGDCWQKAMRSRTVWGEIAESAGIPILHRGLTMTARRPEAEAVIDAFLQTEMGAECQRLTPAQALEKAPRLREGGISAALYSPFELRVESKDALPRIASWLEAEKGVDFLWQTSVSSVETPKLVTSRRDVHAETVIVCPGDDGTSLFADRIAPYEVTRCKLQMLRVKPENSAPLGTAVMSDLGLARYLGYADLPEAAPLKQLLNKEQAACRQNGIHLIVVQSSDGSLVVGDSHHYGPTPDPFIDNGVNNLILKEMDTVLDLGPYEVSETWIGTYASAADRWRFTDAPDDATRIVVVTAGCGASTAFAIGEETIQDLFG